The following are from one region of the Nicotiana tabacum cultivar K326 chromosome 3, ASM71507v2, whole genome shotgun sequence genome:
- the LOC107822719 gene encoding uncharacterized protein LOC107822719 has translation MNRLENKDLTCSLPVIPRLDRLDFLLQLLEEKHGLSGRHSLNTVAKKAEEEEEDKCKTQTLTLSSALEQVYLKGTLIERLTALENRVSQLSLEMDEGNTTRSSSTKSSRHDSVAYTAARSEEDEKANLQERQLEEEASTTKATSLAEKTDHKVVGNAKMRRYPSKSYRKWLGWLHVRC, from the exons ATGAACCGGCTCGAGAATAAAGACTTAACTTGTTCATTGCCTGTTATTCCAAGATTAGATCGACTGGATTTCTTG CTGCAGCTTCTGGAAGAGAAACATGGGCTTTCTGGAAGACATTCCCTAAATACTGTCGCAAAgaaagcagaagaagaagaagaggataagTGCAAGACTCAGACTCTGACTCTATCCTCTGCTCTGGAACAAGTTTATCTCAAAGGCACACTCATAGAGCGGCTCACAGCGCTCGAGAACCGAGTTTCGCAG TTAAGCTTAGAAATGGATGAAGGAAACACGACAAGGTCGAGCTCAACAAAGTCATCAAGGCATGATTCAGTTGCATATACAGCTGCAAGGAGTGAAGAAGATGAAAAGGCCAATCTCCAGGAGAGGCAACTCGAG GAAGAAGCCTCGACTACTAAAGCAACATCTTTAGCTGAGAAAACAGATCACAAAGTTGTTGGTAATGCTAAAATGAGAAGGTATCCAAGTAAATCCTACAGAAAATGGCTTGGCTGGCTGCATGTGAGATGTTAA